In Pseudomonas sp. ADAK2, the genomic window CGATCAACACTGCGCATTACAACGTTTTCTGACTGTTGCCGATGGTCCGCGCCTTTTCGATGGCCCATTCCAGCGCATCTTCCATATCGAGCAGGTGCGGTTTGGGGTCGTGGTCTTCATCAATGACCTTACCGTCCGGCCCATAGACGCCGATAAACATCTCCAACGAACCATCCCGCAATATCTTGGCCTTGACCTCAATCTTGCAGCCGTTCGACAGGGTTTCCGTGTGGACCATATGGCGCTCGGTCATTGCTGCATCCTCTTGTTGTCGTGGGTGAACGAATCACGCCTGAGTCATGTTAGCTCAGCCATAACAGTCGCCAAGACAGCGGCCAAATGCCACCTATACTCCACGCAACCAACCCGCAAAGGATCTGCGCCTCCAACAATAAAAAGCAGAGGTGGAACATGGTCTGGCAGCAAATCTACGACCCGTTCGGCAACCCGGTGATCTCGACCATCATGGCAGCAGTGCCGGTGGTGGTGATGCTGGCCTCCCTGGCGTTCTTCCATGTCAAGGCGCACCTGGCGGCGCTGCTGGCCCTGGCCTCAGCCTTGCTGATCGCCATTTTCGCCTTCGGCATGCCAGCGAACATGGCCGGTACGGCGGCGCTGTTTGGCGCGGCCAACGGCCTGCTGCCGATTGGCTGGATCGTGCTCAACATCATCTTCCTGCACCGGCTGACCACCGAGAACGGCTCGTTCAAAGTGCTACAGGATTCCCTGGCGCGGATCACCGACGACCGGCGCCTGCAATTGCTGCTGATCGCCTTCTGTTTCGGCGCGTTCTTCGAAGGCGCGGCCGGGTTCGGCACGCCGGTGGCGGTGACCGGGGCGATTCTGATCGGCCTGGGCTTCTCGCCGCTGGCGGCGTCGGGCCTGGCGTTGATCGCCAACACCGCGCCGGTGGCCTTCGGCGCCCTCGGTACGCCGATCATCACCCTGGCCAAGGTCACCGGGCTGGATGAAATGGAGCTGTCGATGATGGTCGGTCGGCAACTGCCGTTTTTCTCGGTATTGGTGCCGTTCTGGTTGATCTGGGCCTTTGCCGGCTGGCGCAAGATGCTGGAAATCTGGCCGGCGATTCTGGTGGCCGGGGTCAGTTTTGCCGTGCCGCAGTTCCTCGTTTCCAACTATCACGGACCGATGCTGGTGGACGTGATCGCCGCGCTGATTTCCATGGCGTGCCTGACCGGGTTCCTCAAGGTGTGGAAACCGGCCACTGTGCACACTTCGGCGGCCCTGTCGGGGCGCGTCGATAACTCGAAAATCGACCCGGAGCACGAGCAAAAAACCGAGGCCAGCGCGACCTTTTCCGGCGACGCCAAACCGGCGGTCATGCGCGCGTGGATGCCGTGGATCATCCTCACGGTGTTTGTGTTTGCCTGGGGCACCCAAGGCTTCAAAAACATGTTCGATACCCGCGCCGTCATCGACCCGCAAACCCATTCCGCCACCCTCGACCCGCAAGGCAAGCCGTTGCGTGAGGCCAATCCGATCTTTTCCCCGGCCCTGACCTTCACCACCCTGCACCAGCAAGTCGAAAAAGTGCCGCCGGTGGTACCGACGCCGAAAACCGAAGACGCGATCTACAAGTTCACCTGGTTCACCGCCACCGGCAGCGGCATTTTCTTCGCGGCTATCTTCGGTGGGCTGCTGATGGGCTATTCGATCCCGCAACTGGCACGCCAGTACCTGCGCACCCTGTGGGTGGTGCGGTATTCGCTGATCACCATTGCGGCGATGCTCGCCCTCGGCTACCTCACGCGCTACTCGGGACTGGACGCCACCATGGGCCTGGCCTTTGCCGCCACCGGGATTTTCTACCCAATGTTCGGCACCCTGCTCGGCTGGCTCGGCGTGGCGCTGACCGGCTCGGACACGGCCTCCAACGTGCTGTTCGGCGGCTTGCAGCGGGTGACCTCGGAACAGCTGGGGATCAGCCCGGTGTTGATGGCCGCGGCCAACAGTTCCGGCGGGGTCATGGGCAAGATGGTCGATGCCCAGTCAATCGTGGTCGCCTCCACGGCTACCCGCTGGTACGGGCATGAAGGGGAGATTCTGCGTTATGTGTTCTTCCACTCCATCGTGCTGGCGATCCTGGTCGGCGGGCTGGTGACGTTGCAGGCGTATGTGTCGCCGTTTACGCAGATGGTGGTGGGTGGGCATTGAGACAACGCGATCCCCTGTGGCGAGGGGGCTTGTTCCCTCGCCTCAGCAAGCCTCCTCGCCACAGGTTTTGTCCGCGCCGAGCCCTATTTACCGGGCGACGAGGAACCTTCTCGGTCGCAACTTATCCCTTGATAATCGGCTAAGCTTGAAACACTGAGTCAGTGCGCCCTGAGGGTAATGATTGGTCGACTCAGTCCCCCACGAAACGTCCACGCGAATTGCGAATAGAATGCTAAATTTCCCGCCGGCCAAGTTAGCGTTGATGACCTGCACTTAACTGATTGCGACTGCTGAATATAAATAGCCCTGCCGATGACTGCCAAGGCAGGAGCAGCCTCACCCTTTTGCCGCGGCGTCTAGACGTCGCCTTTCAAGGCATTTATCCATGACGAATTCACCCGACCCGACAACCCAAGTTGCCCAGTCCAGGCAACACCCGCTGCACCCACTCGATTTTGGTGTGGTCGGCATTGGTGCGTCCGCCGGGGGTCTGCAAGCGATCAAACTGTTTTTCGAGAACATGCCCCAGGACAACGGCATGGCGTTCGTGATCATTCTTCACCTGTCGCCGGACCACGAAAGCATTGCCGACAAGATCATCCAGGAATCGACCCAGATGCCGGTCCTGCAGGTCACCGAATCGGTGGCCATCGAAAAGAATCACGTCTATGTCATTTCACCCGCCCATCGGCTGACGATGAATGACGGTTACCTTGAGGTCAGCCCATCCGACCCGCGCCTGGGCCGTACCTCGGCCATTGATCTGTTCTTCCGCGACCTGGCCGATGTGCACCGTGAACGGGCGTTTTGCCTGGTGTTGTCCGGCACCGGCTCGGATGGCGCGGTCGGCTTGTCACGCATCAAGGAACAAGGTGGCGTGACCCTGGCCCAGGCGCCGGAAGACGCCGAGTTCGACGGCATGCCCCGGGCGGCCATCGACACTCAGATGGTCGACCTGGTGCTACCCGTCGTGGAGATGCCGCAGAAGCTGCTGGAGTTGTGGCGCAATGCCAAGGCGATTTCCTTGCCAACAGCCAACGACTCCGACCTGCAAACCATCGCCTCGGTTGCCGAGCGCGACGCGGCGGCGGCCGAACAAGTGCTGCGGGACGTGCTGATTCAGTTGCGCGCCGGCACCGGTCACGACTTCAAGCACTACAAGCGCGCCACCGTGTTGCGTCGTATCGAACGGCGGATGCAGGTCACCGCGCAGCCCGACCTCGCCGCCTACTATGGCTACCTGCTGAGCAGCCCCGAAGAAACCAAGGCGTTGCTGGCCGACATGCTGATCGGCGTGACCAATTTCTTCCGCGACCGCGAGGCCTTCGAAGCGCTGGAGCGCGACGTGGTGCCGCAACTGGTCAGCGCCGCCGTGTCGGCCCACCCGGAAAACGAAGAAATCCGCATCTGGTCGGCGGGCTGCTCCACCGGTGAAGAGGTCTACAGCCTGGCGATGCTGGTCAACGATCAGATGCAATTGGACGCCAGCCAGGCGTCGTTGCAATTGTTCGCCACCGATATCGACGAGCGCGCGATCAGCGTCGGGCGCAGCGGGTTGTACCCGCAAGCCATCATCACCGATGTACCGCCGACGCGGCTGCGCCACTATTTCGCCAAAGAAAACCAGCACTACCGAATTCGTAAAGAGCTGCGCGAAAAGGTCTTGTTTGCCAAGCACAGCCTGCTGTCCGATCCGCCGTTCTCGCACATGGACCTGATCGTCTGTCGCAATCTGCTGATCTACCTGGACCGCGAAGTCCAACGGGAGATCCTGCAGATGTTCCACTTTGCCCTGCGCCCTGGCGGCTTCCTGTTCCTGGGTACTTCCGAGAGCGCGGACGCCTGCCACGACCTGTTTGCCCCGGTCGACAAGCGCAACCGGATCTTCCGGGCCAAGACTGGCACCGGCAGTAGCCGACGCGCCCCGACCATGCCCCGTGGAGGCTATGTGCGAAGCGACATTACCCACCAGGCCCCAGCCAGCCAAAAGCCGCGCAAACTGTCGTTTGCCGATATTCACCAACGCGCGCAGGAATACTCGGCACCACCGAGCATGATCGTCGACGCCAATGCCGACATCCTGCACATGAGCGAAACCGCAGGACGTTTTCTGCGCCATGTCGGCGGCGAGCTGTCGCGCAATTTGTTGACGCTGATCCTTCCGGAGTTGCGCCTGGAAGTACGCACGACGCTGTTCCAGGCGCAACAAGGCAGCCAGATGGTCAAGTCGCGCACGGTGGCGATCAAGCGTGAGGAGCGCAGCTATCGCGTCGACCTGGCGGCCCACCCCTACCGTGACGAAGAATCGGACAACGAGTTCGTCCTGCTGATGTTCGAAGAAGTCGAAGTCGACCCTTCTGAAGTGTCGAATTCCACGATGCTGCAATCCGAAAACCAGGTGCTGTCCAACCTTGAACGGGAGTTGCAACGCACCAAGTTGCAGTTGCAGGACACCATCGAACAATCGGAAGTCTCCAGCGAAGAGCTCAAGGCTTCCAACGAAGAAATGCAGGCGATCAACGAAGAACTGCGCTCGGCCACCGAAGAGCTGGAAACCAGCAAGGAAGAGCTGCAGTCGATCAACGAAGAGCTACTGACCGTCAACTTCGAGCTGAAAACCAAAGTCGAAGAAACCGACAAGATCAACGATTACCTGACCAACCTGATCGCCTCCACCGACATTGCCACGGTGTTTGTCGACAGCAACATGCGCATCAAATGGTTCACGCCCCGGGCCACCGATATCTTCAGCATGTTGCCGGTGGACACCGGACGCTCGTTGCTCGACATCACCCATCGCCTGGACTATGAAGACCTGGCGGGTGACGCGGCGCAAGTGTTCGAGTCGTTGAACATGATCGAGCGCGAAGTCAGCAGCACCGACAATCGCTGGTACATCGCCCGCCTCCTGCCTTACCGCTCCAGCGCCGACCACATCGACGGCACCGTGCTGACCTTCATCGACATCACCAAGCGCCATGCCGCCGAAGAAGAATTGCGCATGGGTGAAGAACGCATGCGCCTGGTCGCCGAAAGCACCCGTGACTACGCGATCATCACCCTCGATGAACTGGGCATCATCACCACCTGGAACAAAGGCGCGGAATTGATCTTCGGCTATAAGAAATCCGAGGCCGAAGGCGCCTATTACGACTTCATTTTCTCCGAAGAAGATCGTGCCGCCGGCGTGCCGGAAAGCGAGCTCTCGACGGTGCGCATCAACGGCCGTAACGAAGACGAGCGCTGGCACCTGCGCAAGGACGGCAGCCGCTTCTTCTGCAGTGGCGAAGTCACCCTGCTGCGCGGCGACAACCTTCAAGGCTACGTGAAAATTGCCCGGGACCTGACGGGGCACAAGCGCCTGCATGAAGAACAAAACCAGCAACTGGCGGAAACCCAGAGCAGCAGCCACTTGAAGGACGAGTTCTTTGCGGTGATGTCCCATGAACTCAAGCATCCGCTGAACCTGATTCAGCTCAACGCCGAGCTGCTGCGGCGCCTGCCGCTGATCAAGACGACGGCACCGGCGGAAAAAGCGGTCAACACCATTTGCGACGCGGTGAGCAGCCAGGCACGGATCATCGATGATTTGCTCGATGTCGCCCGGGTGCGCACCGGCAAGCTGCGTCTCAAGCGCAGCGTCGTGGATTTGAACCGGATGCTGCAAGACGTCTATCTGGTGGTGACCAATGCCCATCCCGGCGTCGATGTGACGCTGCAAATGCCTGAAGCGTTGGTGATTGATGCCGACCCGACCCGGGTCGAACAGATCATCTGGAACCTGGTGAACAACGCCCTGAAGTTCACCCCTGAGGGTGGCCAGATTCGTTTGATCGGCACCCGCGAGGCCGGCATGGCCCGGCTCGATGTGCAGGACAGCGGCGTCGGTTTGAGCGCCGATAGTCTGAATGAAGTGTTCGACCTGTTCGGTCAGGCGGCCAACCAGCACGCGACCCATCAACGGAATGGCCTGGGGATCGGCCTGTCGTTGGTGCGGCAATTGACCGAAGCCCATGGCGGCAGTGTCGAGGTCACCTCCCCAGGGTTGGGCCTGGGTTGCACCTTTACCGTCCGCCTGCCCTTGAGCCAACCCCGTGAGCTGGTGGCGCCATCGACCCTGACCGGCGAACAGTGCGGACGCCTGGCCGGCCTCACCGTGCTGCTGGTGGACGACTCGCGGGACGTGCTGGAAACGATGAAGATGCTGCTGGAAATGGAAGATGCCCGGGTCATCGCCTTCGCCGAACCACACCAGGCGCTGGAAGCCGCCCAGACCGGGCAATACGACCTGGTGGTCTCCGACGTGGGCATGCCCGGCATGAGCGGCCACGACCTGATGCGCGCCTTGCGCGAACTACCGCATATCAAGCAGGTGCCGGCGATTGCCTTGACCGGTTATGGCGCGGAAAGCGACGTCGAGAAATCCCGTAAATCCGGTTTCGACCGGCACCTGGGCAAACCTGTGTCCTATGACGCGTTGATCGAGACAATTGAAGAGCTGAGGCAAACGCGGTCGGATTGATTTAAATAGATCAGTCCCCTTTTTCTGCTCTTTGTAGCAGCTGGCGAAGCCTGCGTCCGGCTGCGAAGCAGTCGTCAACCCTGAGCGCGGTCCTCCTGAAACACCGCGCCGCCTGATTTTACGACTGCTTCGCAGCCGGACGCAGGCTTCGCCAGCTGCTACACAGGTCGTGACTTAAATAGATCTGTCCCGTTTTTTAGAAACACCGCGCCGCCTGATTTTACGACTGCTTCGCAGTCGGACGCAGGCTTCGCCAGCTGCTACACAGGTCGTGACTTAAATAGATCTGTCCCGTTTTTTAGAGACGATTGAAGAGCTGAGGCAAACGCGGTCGGATTGATTTAAATAGATCAGTCCCCTTTTTCTAGGTGAAACACGCTCTTTGTAGCAGCTGGCGAAGCCTGCGTCCGGCTGCGAAGCAGTCGTCAAACCTGAGTGCGCGGTCCTCCTGAAACACCGCGCCGCCTGATTTTACGACTGCTTCGCAGCCGGACGCAGGCTTCGCCAGCTGCTACACAGGTTGTGACTTAAATAGATCTGTCCCGTTTTTTAGTTTTTTTACTGTCGGAGGTCATCATGAAACGGTTGTCTTCCATCGGTCTGTTTGTGGCGTTGGCGGCTACTTGCTCCCAGGGCTGGGCCGAAACGGTCGTGCCCCTCAAAGGGCAGAGTTCGCAGCAAGTTCAAGCTGACATGAGCGATTGCAAAAACGTGGCCGCCAGTCAGGCCTCTTCGACCGCACCGCCTGCGACCGGCGGAAGATTGCGCGGTGCCGCCGTGGGGGCTGCCGCTGGCGCTGTGGGTGCTGAGGTGCGCGGGCGTCAACACGACGAGTTTTATGATCACGCCGGTGATGACGCCAAGCAGGCCTACCGCCAAAACAACGCCCAGCAAACTGCTGCGGCCGGGGCGGTGGTGGGCGGTGCACGGCAGCGCCAGCAACGTCGAGCCCAGCAACAGACCACGTCGACGAACAGTTCAGCGGCGTATACCGGTTGCCTGCAAGGGCGGGGTTATCAGGTCACTTCCTGACAGGCGCCTGGCGCCGCTGATCGAGTAGATGAACCATCAGGCCGGCATACACCGTCACCCCGATAAACAACCCCATGCGCACCGCAAACGCGGTGTAGACGTCCTTGCCGGCCGCGCTGTCCTGCACCGACTGCCCCAGCAAAATGATCAGCGTGATCGTCGTATTGAGCCAGAACCCCGGGCTGAACCGGGTCGGGCTCAGTGCGTAGAGTTTGCGCGCCAGCACCAGGCCGAACAGCAGCATCCACAGAAAGAACATCCACAGGTGCACGAACAGGCTCAGGGCGCACCAGAACAGGATCGCCAGCACACCGCCCAGCAGCGTCGAACCGAGCAATTCGCGGCCAGCGTTGCGCGCGGTGGTGGTGGAGCTCTGCTGACCGAGACTGACCGCTTTGAGGATGATCGGCAGGTAGCTGGCCGGATCGATCAGCGCCAACAGGAACGCCGGCAATACGATCAGCGTGGCGCGCAACGCGACCCGGTCGACGTCTTCGGCGGCGAGTGCCGGGGCGGCGGGCGACGGCGGCGCATTGGCTGGCTCGGGAAACAGCCCATGGCTCACGGTCACCACCAGCACCGCGAGCAGCAAGCCCTTGACCAGCGCGCCGATGACCAGCAGTGCCAGTTCGAAACTGGCGGTGCCGGCCGCCGAAATCATGGTCAGCCCGATCACCAGAAAGGTCACGATCAGGTTGTTGCCACCGCGCAAGCCAAAGCGAAACACCACAAATAAACCGACACCAATCAGCGACAACCCGCTGACCGGGTAATAGCGCAGCAATGGAAATAACAGCAGGCCGACGCCGGTGGTCAGCATCGCCACCAACGCCAGCACCACGCCGGCCTTGAGCGGCAACGGCTGATTGAGCGTGGCCAGGAACAGCAGCGCCAGCACCGGCGCGAGAAATGGAATCGGCAACGCCAAGCCGAAACTGGCAGCCAGGCACAGCGCCGTGCCGGTGGCCAGGCGCAGTGAACGCTGATCGCGGGGCGTGCGCTTAATAGGCATACGAAAGCCAACTCATCAGACTCAAGAACACCCGGCCGAGCGGGTTCAACGGATTGCCCGGCGCCGGGAACGCCATGACTTCGGCCTGCCCGCCCGCGCGGATTGAACGGCTGTCGCGCAGGGCATTCAGGGCGTCCTCATCGAACTCGATCACCACCGGAAAACGCTGGGCCGGGCGCAGCCAGTCGCGGCTGTTCTGCACGCTCGGCAAGGTGCCCGGTGTGGTCCCCTGGCCGACACTGACGCCGTAGCCGACGCTGCGCACCCGGCCGCCGAACACTTCGCCGGGCAACGCATCGAGCACGATGGCGACCGGCGTGTCGGGTTTGACCAGGCCCAGGTTGTTCTCGGTCATATCGGCACTGATCCACACGTCATGGATGGCGATCAGGGTCATCACCGGACTCCCGGCGGCGGCGAACTGGCCGACATCGGTGCGCAGGTCGGTGATCAGCCCCGCCGAGCGCGCGCCGATTCGGGTGTTGGCCAAATCGAGTTCGGCTTTCGTCAACGCCGTCGCGGCGCTGCGCAGCACGGCGTTATCTGCCTCGCTACCGCCCTCCTGCTCCTTGGCCCGTTGCACTTCGGCTTCGGCGGCGGCGACCTGGCTGGTGGCCTGTTCGAGGTTGGCCCGCGACACTTCCAGCAGCCGCACCGACACCGTGCCTTTATCGGCGCGGTACAAGCCTTCGAGCCGCTGACTGTCCTGGCGCATCCTCAGTTCGTTGGCCTGGGCCGCGCGCAATGAGGCTTGTGCCGAGGCGATGCCGGCGGTGCTGGCGCCGATCTGGCGGCGGGTCGATTCAAGGTCGGCGCGGGCGCGGTCAACGGCGATCTGATACGGCTGTGGATCGACTTCGAAAAGAATGTCCCCGGCCCGGACATCCTGGTTGTTGCGCACATTCACCCGGATTACCCGCCCCGCCACTTCCGCCGCAACCGGAATCACAAACGCCCCGACCCGCGCCTGCTGCGTGTAAGGCGTGAAGCGGTCCGCCAGCAAGTACCAGGCGAGGCTGATGAGGATCAGCAGCAACACCCACTTGATGCCTTTCCTGGCCGGATCGGCGGCCGGTGCTGGCGCCTTTGCAGGAGGCGCTTCAACAGAGGGCGGCGCGGCTTCACTCATGGTTGTTCACCTTGTCTGGCAGGGGTAAGACCGGGTTCGTCGAGCAGGTCGCCCCAGTCCGTGCGTTTTTCCATTTGCTTTTGCGTGGTGCGATCGATGAGGGGTTGGGCGGCGTACCAGCCACCGCCCAGGGCCTTGTACAAAGCAATCAGATTACTGACGGCATTGCTGCGGCTGACCAGGTAGTTGTCCTGTTGTTCGAGCAACGCCCGTTGCGCATCCAGCACCCGCTGAAAATCGGAAAAACCTTCGCTGTACTGCGCGCGAGCCAGCACCAGCGAACGCTTGGCCGCCGTCTCGGCCTGACGCAGGATGCGTTCGCGTTCCAGGGATTGGCTCAAGCCGCTGGCGGCATCGTCGGCTTCACGGGCGGCCTGGCGCACGGTGTCGCGGTAGGACTCGATCAATTGCTGCAAGCGCGCATCCTGCACTCGCACGTTGTTGCTGATCTGGCCGTGATCGAACAGGTTCCAGCGCAGGCTCGGACCGCCGACAAAGTCCAGATTGTTCGGCGAGCCGCCCACGGAAGTGGCGGTCCAGACGATGCTGCCGAGCAAGGTCAGCGACGGATAAAAATCACTGACGGCGACGCCGATCAGCGCCGATTGCGCGGCGACATTCAGCTCGGCGGCGCGCACATCGGGGCGGCGCAGCAACAGGTTGGCCGGCACATCCTGCAGTACGGCGCGGTCCAGTAGCGGGATCAGTTCTTCATTGGGTGTCACTTGCGGCAGCTCACCCGGCGCTTGCCCGGTCAGCACCGCCAGGACATTGCGGGTTCGATGCAGTTGGTCTTCGAGGCTGGGGATGCTGGCCAACGTGCCGAGGTATTGCGTCCTGGCCTGTTGCAGGTCGAGTTCGGCGGTCTGGCCGCTGTCGAACAGCTTGCGGGTGATGTCCAGGCTGCGTTTTTGCTGCCGGGTATTGTCCCGGGCGACCCGCAGGCGGGCCTCGGTGGTGCGCAGGGAAAAGTACGTGTCGGCCACCTGAGCGCGCAGCAGTACCAACACGTCTTCGTAGTTGGCCTGGGCGGCGAAGTAGCTGGCATCCGAGGACTCGATGGCCCGGCTGAAGCGGCCCCAGAAATCCAGCTCCCAACCGACGTCGAAGCCTTCACTGAATTGCCAGAACCGGCTGTTCTTCGGGTTGCTGCCGCTGTATTGCCGGCGCTCCGCGTAAAGCAGATCGACACTGGCCTGCTGGAATTGCGGGTAACGCCCGGCCTGGGCGATGCCCAATTGCGCCCTCGCTTCCATCACCCGCAGGCCAGCGATTTTCAGGCTGGAGTTGTGCGCATCCGCATCGGTAATCAACTGGTCGAGCACCGGGTCATTGAACACTTGCCACCACTGGCGCAGGTCCGGGCTCGCGCCCCGCTCGCTGGAGTGCTCCAGTGCCGGCGTGCTCCAGTGCTTGACCCATTCCTCACCGGGCGGCTGGAAGTCCGGCCCGACGCGCGCACAGCCGCCGAGGCCGAGCAGCAGCAGCAGCAGCAGGAGCGGTCCCGACCGGATCAGCATGGCGGCACGTGAAGGCATGGATGGTTTCCCGGCCAAGGAAGATGACTGGAGCATAGTCGCCCGAAAGAAAATCGAGCGGAGGTAAACGCGCTGCCGACTTACTCACGCCTGGGAGTCAGCTGCTACGCTTTCCAAGGGCCCTTAAAACCACGACGATCCATCAAAAAGGTGCAACGCTCATGACCACCCAACCCCACTCCGCCGGCTGGCGCTTCAAACTGGGCATCGTGATTTTGTGTTTGATGTTGGGGTCGTGGCTGATGGTGCCGCTGGCGGCGGCTGTCGGGGTGCCGGGCTCCAAGGTCGCGGCGCTGACCGGTGTGCTGTTTATCAGTAACAAGGTCCTGCTGATCCTGGTCATCGCGGTCATGGGCAAGGCCGGGTTCCAGCAATTGAAGCGCAGTGTGTTCGGTTACGTGACGTCGCTGGCGCCCAGCGCGGAAACCGAAGTGGGCCCGATTCGGCATCGCATCGGCCTGGTGATGTTCTTCCTGCCGTTGATTTCGGCGTTTCTGGAACCCTATGTCGACAGCATTTGGCCGGGGCTGCGGCCGAACCTGTGGCAATTGCAACTGCTGGGCGATCTCATGCTGATCGGCAGCTTTTTCGTGTTGGGGGGCAACTTCTGGGACAAGGTGCGCGCCCTGTTCATCCGCACTGCCAAAGTGGCCAAT contains:
- a CDS encoding L-lactate permease, coding for MVWQQIYDPFGNPVISTIMAAVPVVVMLASLAFFHVKAHLAALLALASALLIAIFAFGMPANMAGTAALFGAANGLLPIGWIVLNIIFLHRLTTENGSFKVLQDSLARITDDRRLQLLLIAFCFGAFFEGAAGFGTPVAVTGAILIGLGFSPLAASGLALIANTAPVAFGALGTPIITLAKVTGLDEMELSMMVGRQLPFFSVLVPFWLIWAFAGWRKMLEIWPAILVAGVSFAVPQFLVSNYHGPMLVDVIAALISMACLTGFLKVWKPATVHTSAALSGRVDNSKIDPEHEQKTEASATFSGDAKPAVMRAWMPWIILTVFVFAWGTQGFKNMFDTRAVIDPQTHSATLDPQGKPLREANPIFSPALTFTTLHQQVEKVPPVVPTPKTEDAIYKFTWFTATGSGIFFAAIFGGLLMGYSIPQLARQYLRTLWVVRYSLITIAAMLALGYLTRYSGLDATMGLAFAATGIFYPMFGTLLGWLGVALTGSDTASNVLFGGLQRVTSEQLGISPVLMAAANSSGGVMGKMVDAQSIVVASTATRWYGHEGEILRYVFFHSIVLAILVGGLVTLQAYVSPFTQMVVGGH
- a CDS encoding CheR family methyltransferase, giving the protein MTNSPDPTTQVAQSRQHPLHPLDFGVVGIGASAGGLQAIKLFFENMPQDNGMAFVIILHLSPDHESIADKIIQESTQMPVLQVTESVAIEKNHVYVISPAHRLTMNDGYLEVSPSDPRLGRTSAIDLFFRDLADVHRERAFCLVLSGTGSDGAVGLSRIKEQGGVTLAQAPEDAEFDGMPRAAIDTQMVDLVLPVVEMPQKLLELWRNAKAISLPTANDSDLQTIASVAERDAAAAEQVLRDVLIQLRAGTGHDFKHYKRATVLRRIERRMQVTAQPDLAAYYGYLLSSPEETKALLADMLIGVTNFFRDREAFEALERDVVPQLVSAAVSAHPENEEIRIWSAGCSTGEEVYSLAMLVNDQMQLDASQASLQLFATDIDERAISVGRSGLYPQAIITDVPPTRLRHYFAKENQHYRIRKELREKVLFAKHSLLSDPPFSHMDLIVCRNLLIYLDREVQREILQMFHFALRPGGFLFLGTSESADACHDLFAPVDKRNRIFRAKTGTGSSRRAPTMPRGGYVRSDITHQAPASQKPRKLSFADIHQRAQEYSAPPSMIVDANADILHMSETAGRFLRHVGGELSRNLLTLILPELRLEVRTTLFQAQQGSQMVKSRTVAIKREERSYRVDLAAHPYRDEESDNEFVLLMFEEVEVDPSEVSNSTMLQSENQVLSNLERELQRTKLQLQDTIEQSEVSSEELKASNEEMQAINEELRSATEELETSKEELQSINEELLTVNFELKTKVEETDKINDYLTNLIASTDIATVFVDSNMRIKWFTPRATDIFSMLPVDTGRSLLDITHRLDYEDLAGDAAQVFESLNMIEREVSSTDNRWYIARLLPYRSSADHIDGTVLTFIDITKRHAAEEELRMGEERMRLVAESTRDYAIITLDELGIITTWNKGAELIFGYKKSEAEGAYYDFIFSEEDRAAGVPESELSTVRINGRNEDERWHLRKDGSRFFCSGEVTLLRGDNLQGYVKIARDLTGHKRLHEEQNQQLAETQSSSHLKDEFFAVMSHELKHPLNLIQLNAELLRRLPLIKTTAPAEKAVNTICDAVSSQARIIDDLLDVARVRTGKLRLKRSVVDLNRMLQDVYLVVTNAHPGVDVTLQMPEALVIDADPTRVEQIIWNLVNNALKFTPEGGQIRLIGTREAGMARLDVQDSGVGLSADSLNEVFDLFGQAANQHATHQRNGLGIGLSLVRQLTEAHGGSVEVTSPGLGLGCTFTVRLPLSQPRELVAPSTLTGEQCGRLAGLTVLLVDDSRDVLETMKMLLEMEDARVIAFAEPHQALEAAQTGQYDLVVSDVGMPGMSGHDLMRALRELPHIKQVPAIALTGYGAESDVEKSRKSGFDRHLGKPVSYDALIETIEELRQTRSD
- a CDS encoding YMGG-like glycine zipper-containing protein encodes the protein MKRLSSIGLFVALAATCSQGWAETVVPLKGQSSQQVQADMSDCKNVAASQASSTAPPATGGRLRGAAVGAAAGAVGAEVRGRQHDEFYDHAGDDAKQAYRQNNAQQTAAAGAVVGGARQRQQRRAQQQTTSTNSSAAYTGCLQGRGYQVTS
- a CDS encoding DUF2955 domain-containing protein — its product is MPIKRTPRDQRSLRLATGTALCLAASFGLALPIPFLAPVLALLFLATLNQPLPLKAGVVLALVAMLTTGVGLLLFPLLRYYPVSGLSLIGVGLFVVFRFGLRGGNNLIVTFLVIGLTMISAAGTASFELALLVIGALVKGLLLAVLVVTVSHGLFPEPANAPPSPAAPALAAEDVDRVALRATLIVLPAFLLALIDPASYLPIILKAVSLGQQSSTTTARNAGRELLGSTLLGGVLAILFWCALSLFVHLWMFFLWMLLFGLVLARKLYALSPTRFSPGFWLNTTITLIILLGQSVQDSAAGKDVYTAFAVRMGLFIGVTVYAGLMVHLLDQRRQAPVRK
- a CDS encoding HlyD family secretion protein gives rise to the protein MSEAAPPSVEAPPAKAPAPAADPARKGIKWVLLLILISLAWYLLADRFTPYTQQARVGAFVIPVAAEVAGRVIRVNVRNNQDVRAGDILFEVDPQPYQIAVDRARADLESTRRQIGASTAGIASAQASLRAAQANELRMRQDSQRLEGLYRADKGTVSVRLLEVSRANLEQATSQVAAAEAEVQRAKEQEGGSEADNAVLRSAATALTKAELDLANTRIGARSAGLITDLRTDVGQFAAAGSPVMTLIAIHDVWISADMTENNLGLVKPDTPVAIVLDALPGEVFGGRVRSVGYGVSVGQGTTPGTLPSVQNSRDWLRPAQRFPVVIEFDEDALNALRDSRSIRAGGQAEVMAFPAPGNPLNPLGRVFLSLMSWLSYAY
- a CDS encoding efflux transporter outer membrane subunit; translation: MLIRSGPLLLLLLLLGLGGCARVGPDFQPPGEEWVKHWSTPALEHSSERGASPDLRQWWQVFNDPVLDQLITDADAHNSSLKIAGLRVMEARAQLGIAQAGRYPQFQQASVDLLYAERRQYSGSNPKNSRFWQFSEGFDVGWELDFWGRFSRAIESSDASYFAAQANYEDVLVLLRAQVADTYFSLRTTEARLRVARDNTRQQKRSLDITRKLFDSGQTAELDLQQARTQYLGTLASIPSLEDQLHRTRNVLAVLTGQAPGELPQVTPNEELIPLLDRAVLQDVPANLLLRRPDVRAAELNVAAQSALIGVAVSDFYPSLTLLGSIVWTATSVGGSPNNLDFVGGPSLRWNLFDHGQISNNVRVQDARLQQLIESYRDTVRQAAREADDAASGLSQSLERERILRQAETAAKRSLVLARAQYSEGFSDFQRVLDAQRALLEQQDNYLVSRSNAVSNLIALYKALGGGWYAAQPLIDRTTQKQMEKRTDWGDLLDEPGLTPARQGEQP
- a CDS encoding transporter suffix domain-containing protein, producing MTTQPHSAGWRFKLGIVILCLMLGSWLMVPLAAAVGVPGSKVAALTGVLFISNKVLLILVIAVMGKAGFQQLKRSVFGYVTSLAPSAETEVGPIRHRIGLVMFFLPLISAFLEPYVDSIWPGLRPNLWQLQLLGDLMLIGSFFVLGGNFWDKVRALFIRTAKVANA